Proteins from a genomic interval of Micromonospora sp. NBC_00389:
- a CDS encoding adenine phosphoribosyltransferase, with translation MTETHSTAARGDSGPEAAQLIASRVLDVPDFPQPGVMFKDLMPLFADGKVFREVVDGIVAYHGRDGFDVVVGIEARGFVVAAAVAYAAGVGVVPVRKAGKLPRPAHSVSYALEYGEATLEVHEDAFTAGHRVLVVDDVLATGGTAEATLDLVERAGGTVTGFTVLLELAFLGARERLAPRPVHALLTV, from the coding sequence GTGACGGAGACCCACAGCACCGCGGCGCGCGGGGACAGCGGCCCGGAGGCCGCCCAGCTGATCGCCAGCCGGGTGCTGGATGTGCCCGACTTTCCCCAGCCCGGTGTCATGTTCAAGGACCTGATGCCGCTGTTCGCCGACGGCAAGGTGTTCCGCGAGGTGGTCGACGGGATCGTCGCGTACCACGGGCGGGATGGCTTCGACGTGGTGGTCGGCATCGAGGCGCGCGGGTTCGTCGTCGCGGCGGCTGTCGCGTACGCGGCCGGGGTGGGCGTGGTGCCGGTGCGCAAGGCCGGCAAGCTGCCCCGCCCGGCGCACTCGGTCTCCTACGCGCTGGAGTACGGCGAGGCCACCCTGGAAGTGCACGAGGACGCCTTCACCGCTGGGCACCGGGTGCTGGTGGTCGACGACGTGCTGGCCACCGGCGGCACTGCCGAGGCGACGCTGGACCTGGTCGAGCGGGCCGGGGGGACGGTCACCGGCTTCACTGTTCTGCTGGAGCTCGCTTTCCTGGGCGCCCGCGAGCGGCTGGCCCCGCGTCCCGTCCATGCCCTGCTGACCGTTTGA
- the secD gene encoding protein translocase subunit SecD has protein sequence MAPPQGQMRPGRQLAVLGFIFVVLYLLVFFAGGASGSFKDRLEPRLGLDLIGGTRMTLEATNSVDGKPPTAENLEEARQIIESRVNAFGVAEAEVVTEGNRNIVISLPGENRDLTDVGSAAELRFRKVLKAADGSGTAAVPPPAATPAPSGSASPAPSGSALPTPSGSAAPKVTTSPSGGQGGMAPAPSASATPSPAASASPSAAAPSPTASEEPVPASIEEQRKAVEQKVGAASWQAANGLQAPADLTADPSLADKLKPFGTLSPQEVAVLPAQMQFNVPTIGCAQLDKRPPASISDPKQQAVSCEDGASKYLLDQAKVLGTDVDDADAVLDQTNAWVVSLDFTGDGQGKWTALTREAFNNEGQACDATALGQDGKCRVAVVLDNEIVSSPEIQGVLTGNSQITGNFTQKDASALAGQLRYGALPVTFEQQERQNVTATLGASHLRAGLLAAGIGMLLVIIYAFFYYRLLGSVIFLSLILSALLVFGALVVLGRQIGFTLTLAGIAGMIVSLGVAADSFVIYFERLKDEIREGRSPRSAVPRAWIRARKTIISANAITLLSAVVLYVVSVGTVKGFAFALGLATVLDLVVVFLFRHPIMTMFARTRAFLSPRVSGLGRALPARSQQTQPRNPRAKEA, from the coding sequence GTGGCACCACCTCAGGGACAGATGCGGCCCGGCAGGCAGCTCGCCGTGCTCGGGTTCATCTTCGTCGTCCTCTACCTTTTGGTGTTCTTCGCGGGCGGCGCCAGCGGCAGCTTCAAGGACCGGCTCGAGCCTCGGCTCGGCCTGGACCTGATCGGCGGCACCCGGATGACGCTGGAGGCGACCAACAGCGTCGATGGCAAGCCCCCGACGGCAGAAAACCTCGAGGAGGCCCGCCAGATCATCGAGAGCCGGGTCAACGCGTTCGGCGTGGCCGAGGCCGAGGTGGTCACCGAGGGCAACCGGAACATCGTCATCTCCCTGCCCGGTGAAAACCGGGACCTCACCGACGTGGGCAGCGCCGCCGAGCTGCGCTTCCGCAAGGTGCTCAAGGCCGCCGACGGCAGCGGGACGGCCGCCGTGCCGCCGCCGGCCGCCACGCCCGCCCCGTCGGGCAGCGCCAGCCCCGCCCCGTCCGGCAGCGCGTTGCCGACCCCGTCCGGCAGCGCCGCGCCGAAGGTGACCACGTCACCCAGCGGTGGGCAGGGTGGGATGGCCCCGGCGCCCAGCGCCAGCGCCACGCCGTCCCCCGCCGCCTCGGCCTCGCCGAGTGCCGCCGCGCCGTCGCCGACCGCCAGCGAGGAGCCGGTGCCCGCCAGCATCGAGGAGCAGCGCAAGGCCGTCGAGCAGAAGGTCGGCGCCGCGTCGTGGCAGGCCGCCAACGGCTTGCAGGCCCCGGCCGACCTGACCGCCGACCCGTCGTTGGCCGACAAGCTCAAGCCGTTCGGCACGCTGTCGCCGCAAGAGGTGGCCGTGCTGCCGGCGCAGATGCAGTTCAACGTGCCGACGATCGGCTGCGCGCAGCTCGACAAGCGCCCGCCAGCGTCGATCTCCGACCCGAAGCAGCAGGCCGTCTCCTGCGAGGACGGCGCTTCGAAGTACCTGCTCGACCAGGCCAAGGTGCTCGGCACCGACGTGGACGACGCCGACGCGGTGCTCGACCAGACCAACGCCTGGGTGGTCAGCCTGGACTTCACCGGTGACGGCCAGGGCAAGTGGACCGCTCTCACCCGTGAGGCGTTCAACAACGAGGGCCAGGCCTGCGACGCGACCGCGCTGGGTCAGGACGGCAAGTGCCGGGTGGCCGTCGTGCTGGACAACGAGATCGTCTCCTCCCCGGAGATCCAGGGCGTACTGACCGGCAACTCCCAGATCACCGGCAACTTCACCCAGAAGGACGCCAGCGCGCTCGCCGGCCAGCTGCGCTACGGCGCGCTGCCGGTGACCTTCGAGCAGCAGGAGCGGCAGAACGTCACCGCCACCCTGGGCGCCAGCCACCTGCGGGCGGGTCTGCTCGCGGCCGGCATCGGCATGCTGCTGGTCATCATCTACGCGTTCTTCTACTACCGGCTGCTCGGCTCGGTCATCTTCCTGAGCCTGATCCTCTCGGCGCTGCTCGTCTTCGGTGCGCTGGTGGTGCTCGGCCGGCAGATCGGCTTCACGCTCACCCTCGCCGGCATCGCCGGCATGATCGTCTCGCTCGGTGTGGCGGCGGACTCGTTCGTCATCTACTTCGAGCGACTGAAGGACGAGATCCGGGAGGGGCGCAGTCCGCGCAGCGCGGTGCCCCGGGCCTGGATCCGGGCCCGTAAGACGATCATCTCGGCCAACGCGATCACCCTGCTCTCCGCGGTGGTGCTCTACGTGGTCTCGGTCGGCACGGTCAAGGGCTTCGCGTTCGCCCTCGGCCTGGCCACCGTGCTGGACCTGGTCGTGGTCTTCCTCTTCCGGCACCCGATCATGACGATGTTCGCCCGGACCCGGGCGTTCCTGTCCCCGCGGGTCAGCGGTCTGGGCCGGGCACTTCCGGCCCGCAGCCAGCAGACTCAGCCCCGCAACCCGCGCGCCAAGGAGGCCTGA
- the ruvB gene encoding Holliday junction branch migration DNA helicase RuvB, which translates to MSETEGLVSAYVSDADRDAEATVRPRRLAEFIAQDRVRDQLDLLLQGAMRRGSPPDHILLSGPPGLGKTSLANIVAAELGAGIRVTSGPAIERSGDLAAILTSLGEGDVLFIDEIHRIARPAEELLYSAMEDFRVDVVVGKGPGATAIPLDVEPFTLVGATTRSGLLTGPMRDRFGFVAHLDFYAPADLETLLHRSARILGVPITADGAAEIAGRSRGTPRIANRLLRRVRDYAEVRADGVVNLATARAALTVYDVDALGLDRLDRAVLTALVDSFRGGPVGLSTLAVAVGEQPDTVEEVCEPFLVRAGLLARTPRGRVATEAAWRHLGRTPPNGTFGADVPSAPDLFSSDADQA; encoded by the coding sequence ATGAGTGAGACCGAAGGGCTTGTCTCGGCGTACGTCAGCGACGCGGACCGGGACGCCGAGGCCACCGTCCGGCCCCGGAGGCTGGCCGAGTTCATCGCTCAGGACCGGGTCCGCGACCAGCTCGACCTGTTGTTGCAGGGCGCCATGCGGCGGGGCTCGCCGCCGGACCACATCCTGCTCTCCGGCCCGCCCGGCCTGGGTAAGACCAGCCTGGCCAACATCGTCGCCGCCGAGCTGGGCGCGGGCATCCGGGTGACCAGCGGCCCGGCGATCGAGCGCTCCGGTGACCTGGCGGCCATCCTGACCAGCCTCGGCGAGGGCGACGTGCTGTTCATCGACGAGATCCACCGGATCGCCCGGCCTGCCGAGGAGCTGCTCTACAGCGCCATGGAGGATTTCCGGGTCGACGTGGTGGTCGGCAAGGGGCCGGGCGCCACCGCCATCCCGCTGGACGTCGAGCCGTTCACCCTGGTCGGCGCGACCACCCGGTCGGGTCTGTTGACCGGGCCGATGCGGGATCGTTTCGGCTTCGTGGCACACCTGGATTTCTACGCCCCGGCTGACCTGGAGACGCTGCTGCACCGCTCGGCGCGGATTCTCGGAGTGCCGATCACCGCCGACGGTGCGGCCGAGATCGCCGGCCGGTCCCGGGGGACACCGCGGATCGCCAACCGGTTGCTGCGCCGGGTCCGGGACTACGCCGAGGTGCGGGCCGACGGGGTGGTCAACCTGGCCACCGCCCGTGCCGCCCTGACCGTGTACGACGTGGACGCGCTGGGCCTGGACCGGCTCGACCGGGCGGTGCTGACCGCGCTGGTCGACTCGTTCCGGGGTGGTCCGGTGGGGTTGTCCACCCTCGCCGTGGCGGTGGGGGAGCAGCCGGACACGGTCGAGGAGGTCTGTGAGCCCTTCCTGGTCCGCGCCGGTCTGCTGGCCCGTACCCCGCGGGGTCGGGTGGCCACCGAGGCCGCCTGGCGGCATCTGGGGCGTACACCGCCGAATGGTACATTTGGGGCGGATGTCCCATCGGCGCCCGATCTGTTCTCGTCGGATGCCGATCAGGCGTGA
- a CDS encoding peptidylprolyl isomerase yields MASSRDRQRKLARAKLDRQLARRAASTRRRRQIQAGVGAAVVLVLIVAGSAWALGAFDSDPKQNTAAEDICLWTPQDATANTNLKDVGTPETKGLPTDGTRAMTVTTNQGAPITAELDLTSSPCAAASITHLASRSFYDNTKCHEITADGALRCGDPSGTGLGGPTYSFYDEDVPTVPSASPSASPAPGQPPTYPKGTVAMISNPPGSNGSQFLIFFKDFTTTDPKFPVIGRVTGGLDVVEKIGALPTVDNGTGAQVKPKTDVVIQSLTVGEPVTAAAPSPSASGAPASSPSAG; encoded by the coding sequence GTGGCTTCCAGCAGGGACCGGCAGCGCAAACTGGCGCGGGCCAAGCTCGACCGGCAGTTGGCCCGCCGAGCCGCCTCCACGCGGCGCCGTCGGCAGATCCAGGCCGGTGTCGGCGCCGCTGTGGTCCTCGTGCTGATCGTGGCCGGCTCGGCCTGGGCGCTCGGGGCCTTCGACTCCGACCCGAAGCAGAACACGGCCGCGGAGGACATCTGCCTCTGGACGCCGCAGGACGCGACGGCCAACACCAACCTCAAGGACGTCGGCACGCCGGAGACCAAGGGCCTGCCCACCGACGGCACCCGGGCGATGACCGTGACCACCAACCAGGGCGCGCCGATCACCGCGGAGTTGGATCTGACCAGCTCCCCGTGTGCCGCGGCGAGCATCACCCACCTGGCGAGCCGGTCGTTCTACGACAACACCAAGTGCCACGAGATCACCGCCGACGGCGCGCTGCGCTGCGGTGACCCCAGCGGCACCGGCCTCGGCGGGCCGACCTACTCGTTCTACGACGAGGACGTGCCGACCGTGCCGTCGGCGTCGCCGTCGGCCAGCCCGGCGCCCGGCCAGCCGCCCACGTACCCGAAGGGGACCGTGGCGATGATCTCCAACCCGCCGGGCAGCAACGGCAGTCAGTTCCTGATCTTCTTCAAGGACTTCACCACCACCGACCCCAAGTTCCCGGTGATCGGCCGGGTGACCGGCGGGCTGGACGTGGTGGAGAAGATCGGCGCCCTGCCGACCGTGGACAATGGGACGGGGGCCCAGGTCAAACCCAAGACCGACGTGGTGATCCAGAGCCTCACCGTTGGTGAGCCGGTCACCGCTGCGGCACCGTCGCCGTCGGCCTCCGGCGCCCCGGCCAGCAGCCCGAGTGCCGGCTGA
- the ruvC gene encoding crossover junction endodeoxyribonuclease RuvC translates to MRVLGVDPGLTRCGVGVVEGVPGRPCTLVAYYVIYTDPADDLSLRLLHLDRSLTELVAEHQPESVAVERVFSQHNVRTVMGTAQASGIAVLAGARAGLPVQTYTPSEVKAAVTGSGQADKAQMTAMVTRLLRLAEPPKPADAADALALAICHVWRGGTRSKLAAAADRARRGGAR, encoded by the coding sequence GTGCGGGTGCTCGGTGTCGACCCGGGGCTGACCCGGTGCGGGGTGGGCGTGGTCGAGGGCGTGCCCGGTCGGCCCTGCACCCTGGTCGCCTACTACGTGATCTACACCGACCCGGCTGACGACCTGTCGCTGCGGCTGCTGCACCTGGACCGGTCGCTGACCGAGTTGGTCGCCGAGCACCAGCCGGAGAGCGTCGCCGTCGAGCGGGTGTTCAGCCAGCACAACGTGCGCACGGTGATGGGCACCGCGCAGGCCAGCGGCATCGCCGTGCTGGCCGGGGCGCGCGCCGGGTTGCCGGTGCAGACGTACACCCCCAGCGAGGTGAAGGCGGCGGTGACCGGTTCCGGTCAGGCCGACAAGGCGCAGATGACCGCGATGGTGACCCGGCTGCTGCGGCTGGCCGAGCCACCCAAGCCGGCCGACGCCGCCGACGCGCTCGCCCTGGCCATCTGCCACGTGTGGCGGGGCGGCACCCGTTCCAAACTGGCCGCGGCGGCCGACCGGGCACGACGAGGAGGGGCACGATGA
- the ruvA gene encoding Holliday junction branch migration protein RuvA, with product MIASVRGTVTATGPDQAVIEVGGVGLAVHCAPGTLADLRVGQTARLATSLVVREDSLTLYGFADDDAKALFELLQTASGVGPRLAQAVLAVHTPDAVRKAIANADIAALTRVPGIGKKGAERLVLELRDRIGPVAIGADGVGGVTGGSWPEQVRQALVGLGWTAGQADQAVAAVAETVDGETPPVPVLLRQAIRLLGRNR from the coding sequence ATGATCGCCAGCGTGCGCGGCACGGTGACCGCGACAGGTCCGGACCAGGCCGTGATCGAGGTCGGCGGGGTCGGCCTGGCCGTGCACTGCGCCCCGGGGACACTGGCCGACCTGCGGGTCGGCCAGACCGCCCGGCTGGCCACCAGCCTGGTGGTCCGGGAGGATTCGCTGACCCTCTACGGCTTCGCCGACGACGACGCCAAGGCGCTGTTCGAGCTGCTCCAGACCGCCAGCGGGGTCGGCCCGCGGCTGGCCCAGGCGGTGCTGGCCGTGCACACCCCGGACGCGGTCCGCAAGGCGATCGCCAACGCCGACATCGCCGCGCTGACCCGGGTGCCCGGGATCGGCAAGAAGGGCGCCGAGCGCCTGGTGCTGGAGCTGCGCGACCGGATCGGCCCGGTGGCGATCGGCGCCGACGGCGTGGGCGGCGTGACCGGGGGCAGTTGGCCCGAGCAGGTCCGCCAGGCGCTGGTCGGGCTGGGCTGGACGGCCGGGCAGGCCGACCAGGCGGTGGCCGCGGTTGCGGAGACCGTCGACGGCGAGACCCCGCCCGTGCCGGTCCTGCTCAGGCAGGCCATCCGCCTGCTGGGTCGCAACCGATGA
- the yajC gene encoding preprotein translocase subunit YajC produces MYYAAAGGGAGSFTPILMIALLFGVMYFMMIRPQQKRRRESEAMQSNLGPGDEVVTIGGLYGTVTGIEDDSVLLEVAPGVQTRYARPAIARVITRAELPSEPVTEDADSAKE; encoded by the coding sequence GTGTATTACGCAGCAGCGGGCGGCGGGGCCGGCAGTTTTACGCCGATCCTGATGATCGCCCTGCTCTTCGGTGTCATGTACTTCATGATGATCCGACCCCAGCAGAAGCGCCGCCGCGAGTCGGAGGCGATGCAGTCCAACCTCGGGCCCGGCGACGAGGTCGTGACCATCGGCGGGCTCTACGGCACCGTCACTGGCATCGAGGACGACAGCGTCCTGCTCGAGGTCGCTCCGGGCGTGCAGACCCGGTACGCCCGGCCGGCCATCGCCCGGGTGATCACCCGCGCGGAGCTGCCGAGCGAGCCGGTCACCGAGGACGCGGACTCCGCCAAGGAGTGA
- the secF gene encoding protein translocase subunit SecF, whose amino-acid sequence MAQNGLASRLYNGEAGLNVVGRRKLWFGVAGILILIAILSFSIRGFSLGIEFAGGNSFQVPASVGTLEQAEEEVNSALAAENTGIEVATAQKVGGPGGDSYELRTGQLSAEQANAVQTRIAQDFGINVNQVSGNQVSEAWGSQVTERAVLGLVIFIALVMVYLILRFEWRMAVAAVSSLFMNLILTAGIYSLVGFEVTPSTIIGFLTILGFALYDVVVVFDKVQENTRGITANNNQTYSEAANLAVNQSLMRSLNTSVVALLPVGGLLFIGAGLLGAGTLKDLGLVLFVGMAVAFVTSILVATPLLALLKNYDPRIQAHNKRVLARRGALARGEVTPKGAPSPAQADATDAQLDSDSAALAGAAPKVGARPAGKRPTGARGGRPGGGGNRPGGAKRR is encoded by the coding sequence ATGGCTCAGAACGGTCTGGCGAGCCGCCTCTACAACGGCGAGGCCGGTCTCAACGTCGTCGGCCGGCGCAAGCTCTGGTTCGGCGTCGCCGGGATCCTGATCCTGATCGCGATCCTCAGCTTCTCGATCCGTGGGTTCAGCCTCGGCATCGAGTTCGCCGGTGGTAACTCGTTCCAGGTGCCGGCCAGCGTCGGCACCCTGGAACAGGCCGAGGAGGAGGTCAACTCGGCTCTCGCCGCCGAGAACACCGGTATCGAGGTGGCCACCGCGCAGAAGGTCGGCGGCCCCGGCGGCGACTCCTACGAGCTGCGCACCGGGCAGCTCAGCGCCGAGCAGGCCAACGCGGTGCAGACGCGCATCGCGCAGGACTTCGGCATCAACGTCAACCAGGTCAGCGGCAACCAGGTCAGCGAGGCGTGGGGCAGCCAGGTCACCGAGCGGGCCGTCCTCGGCCTGGTCATCTTCATCGCGCTGGTGATGGTCTACCTGATCCTGCGCTTCGAGTGGCGGATGGCGGTCGCCGCCGTCTCCTCGCTGTTCATGAACCTGATCCTCACCGCCGGCATCTACTCGCTGGTCGGCTTCGAGGTCACCCCGTCGACGATCATCGGTTTCCTCACGATCCTGGGCTTCGCGCTCTACGACGTGGTGGTGGTCTTCGACAAGGTCCAGGAGAACACCCGGGGCATCACGGCCAACAACAACCAGACGTACTCCGAGGCGGCCAACCTGGCCGTCAACCAGAGCCTGATGCGGTCGTTGAACACCTCGGTGGTCGCCCTGCTGCCGGTCGGTGGTCTGCTCTTCATCGGTGCCGGCCTGCTCGGCGCCGGCACGCTGAAGGACCTCGGCCTGGTGCTGTTCGTCGGTATGGCGGTGGCGTTCGTGACCTCCATCCTGGTGGCCACGCCGCTGCTGGCGCTGCTGAAGAACTACGACCCGCGGATCCAGGCGCACAACAAGCGGGTGCTGGCCCGCCGGGGCGCGCTGGCCCGTGGCGAGGTCACCCCGAAGGGTGCCCCGAGCCCGGCCCAGGCCGACGCGACCGACGCCCAGCTCGACTCGGATTCCGCCGCGCTGGCCGGTGCCGCCCCCAAGGTGGGCGCTCGGCCGGCCGGCAAGCGGCCGACCGGTGCCCGGGGCGGTCGCCCGGGTGGCGGCGGCAACCGGCCGGGTGGCGCCAAGCGGCGCTGA
- a CDS encoding peptidylprolyl isomerase codes for MTSTRDRQRAAARARLEKEMAERSAKARKRRQTQAIIGAGAALVLVVAGTVWLAMSLGGDDDKTDTAAQAPGASECVYNQLPADQRSPQIKDVGLPSNQQSGTGVQTMTIDTNLGPITAKVDRSLVPCTAGSFSYLAEKNFFDNTKCHRLVTEGIKVLQCGDPSATGNGWRETDGMGGPSYKLPEENLPTDKRPPYPEGVIAMANSGQPGSTGSQFFIVYGDSPLDPAYTVLGTVTGGLDIVKDVAKTGDDGAFAQQAGGGHPKKEVIIKDLAMSAPQG; via the coding sequence GTGACGTCCACCAGAGATCGGCAGCGCGCCGCGGCACGCGCCCGGCTCGAGAAGGAGATGGCCGAGCGCTCGGCCAAGGCCCGCAAGCGCCGGCAGACGCAGGCGATCATCGGCGCGGGCGCTGCGCTGGTGCTCGTGGTCGCCGGCACCGTCTGGCTGGCGATGAGCCTCGGCGGTGACGACGACAAGACCGACACCGCCGCCCAGGCGCCCGGCGCGTCCGAGTGCGTGTACAACCAACTGCCCGCGGACCAGCGGAGCCCGCAGATCAAGGACGTGGGGCTGCCGAGCAACCAGCAGTCCGGCACCGGCGTGCAGACCATGACGATCGACACCAACCTGGGCCCGATCACCGCCAAGGTCGACCGGTCGCTGGTGCCGTGCACGGCGGGCAGCTTCAGCTACCTCGCGGAGAAGAACTTCTTCGACAACACCAAGTGCCACCGTCTGGTGACCGAGGGCATCAAGGTGCTGCAGTGCGGTGACCCGAGCGCCACCGGCAACGGCTGGCGGGAGACCGACGGCATGGGTGGCCCGAGCTACAAGCTGCCCGAGGAGAACCTGCCCACCGACAAGCGTCCGCCGTACCCGGAGGGCGTCATCGCGATGGCCAACTCGGGCCAGCCGGGCAGCACCGGCAGCCAGTTCTTCATCGTGTACGGCGACTCACCGCTGGACCCGGCGTACACCGTGCTCGGCACCGTCACCGGTGGCCTGGACATCGTCAAGGACGTGGCCAAGACCGGCGACGACGGGGCGTTCGCCCAGCAGGCTGGCGGTGGCCACCCGAAGAAGGAGGTCATCATCAAGGACCTCGCCATGAGCGCGCCGCAGGGCTGA
- a CDS encoding RelA/SpoT family protein, whose product MSHDVVPPVEGTVHPTGDADGSVTDRNGDAPARVTGTGNGSGRAPAEGTVLPIGAASGAVEASPGADGVVVPFPTDAGIDPSPSGGFGLSNAPTGRRVRARLARFNAPWQTSQVSEVLEPLIASHRVNHPKADARLLQRAFDTAARWHSGQYRKSGDPYITHPLAVATILGNLGMDTTTLVAALLHDTIEDTEYTLDQMRADFGGEVALLVDGVTKLDKVKLGDAAKAETIRKMVVAMAKDPRVLVIKLADRLHNMRTLTFLPRPKQEQKAKETLEILAPLAHRLGMNTIKWELEDLAFGTLFPKRYEEINRLIGEHQPQREALLRQVTQKVQTDLKAAKIKAETTGRPKHLYSIYQKMIVRGRDFNDIYDLVGVRILVDTVRDCYAALGVIHANWQPVPGRFKDYIAMPKFNMYQSLHTTVIGPTGKPVEMQIRTYAMHRTAEFGIAAHWKYKEHKGTQIVGPPAHIDEMTWLRQLLDWQREAADPSEFLDALRFDLSSQEVYVFTPKGDVIPLPTGSTPVDFAYAVHTEVGHKCIGARVNGKLVPLESTLSNGDVIEIFTSKSETAGPTQDWLGFVKSPRARTKIRQYFNKERREEAIEAGKDAIVKAMRKQGMPLQRMLTSDALMSIARDLHLADVASLYAAVGDSQVSAQSVVQKLMAAYGGEEGAAEDIAETAVATRPPRSRQSSNDPGVVVRGVSDVWIKLARCCTPVPPDSVFGFVTRSGGVSVHRDDCANAEDLRAQSERVVEVSWKLTSASTFLVAIQVEALDRHKLLADVTRVLSDERVNILSATVTTTRDRVAVSRFSFEMADPKHLGHLLATVRKVDGVFDAYRVTSGA is encoded by the coding sequence GTGTCCCACGATGTCGTCCCTCCGGTGGAGGGCACGGTGCACCCGACAGGCGACGCTGACGGCTCGGTGACCGACCGGAACGGTGACGCGCCGGCCCGGGTGACGGGCACCGGTAACGGCTCAGGCAGGGCTCCGGCCGAGGGCACGGTGCTTCCGATCGGTGCCGCATCGGGTGCCGTCGAGGCGTCCCCCGGTGCCGACGGTGTCGTGGTGCCGTTCCCGACCGATGCCGGCATCGACCCGTCGCCGAGCGGTGGTTTCGGGCTGTCCAACGCGCCCACCGGCCGGCGGGTCCGGGCCCGGCTGGCCCGGTTCAACGCGCCGTGGCAGACCTCGCAGGTCAGCGAGGTGCTGGAGCCGCTCATCGCGAGCCACCGGGTAAACCACCCCAAGGCCGACGCCCGGTTGCTCCAGCGCGCCTTCGACACGGCCGCGCGGTGGCACTCCGGGCAGTACCGCAAGTCCGGCGACCCGTACATCACGCACCCGCTCGCGGTGGCCACCATCCTGGGCAACCTGGGGATGGACACCACCACGCTGGTCGCCGCGCTGCTGCACGACACGATCGAGGACACCGAGTACACCCTCGACCAGATGCGCGCCGACTTCGGCGGCGAGGTCGCCCTGCTGGTCGACGGTGTCACCAAGCTGGACAAGGTCAAGCTGGGCGACGCGGCCAAGGCCGAGACGATCCGCAAGATGGTCGTGGCGATGGCCAAGGACCCGCGGGTGCTGGTGATCAAGCTGGCCGACCGGCTGCACAACATGCGCACTCTGACCTTCCTGCCCCGGCCCAAGCAGGAGCAGAAGGCCAAGGAGACGCTGGAGATCCTGGCCCCGCTGGCCCACCGGCTGGGTATGAACACCATTAAGTGGGAGCTGGAGGATCTCGCCTTCGGCACGCTGTTCCCGAAGCGGTACGAGGAGATCAACCGGCTGATCGGGGAGCACCAGCCGCAGCGTGAGGCACTGCTGCGGCAGGTGACCCAGAAGGTGCAGACCGACCTCAAGGCCGCGAAGATCAAGGCGGAGACGACCGGTCGGCCGAAGCACCTCTACTCGATCTACCAGAAGATGATCGTGCGGGGTCGCGACTTCAACGACATCTACGACCTGGTCGGGGTGCGGATCCTGGTCGACACAGTTCGGGACTGCTACGCGGCGCTGGGTGTGATCCACGCCAACTGGCAGCCGGTGCCGGGTCGGTTCAAGGACTACATCGCGATGCCCAAGTTCAACATGTACCAGTCGTTGCACACGACGGTCATCGGGCCCACCGGCAAGCCGGTGGAGATGCAGATCCGCACGTACGCGATGCACCGCACCGCCGAGTTCGGCATCGCCGCGCACTGGAAGTACAAGGAGCACAAGGGCACGCAGATCGTCGGCCCGCCGGCGCACATCGACGAGATGACCTGGCTGCGGCAGTTGCTGGACTGGCAGCGGGAGGCGGCCGACCCGAGCGAGTTCCTGGACGCGTTGCGCTTCGACCTGTCCAGCCAGGAGGTGTACGTCTTCACCCCGAAGGGTGACGTCATCCCGCTGCCGACGGGTTCGACGCCGGTGGACTTCGCGTACGCGGTGCACACCGAGGTCGGGCACAAGTGCATCGGGGCGCGGGTCAACGGCAAGTTGGTGCCGCTGGAGTCGACGCTGTCCAACGGCGACGTGATCGAGATCTTCACCTCGAAGTCCGAGACCGCCGGCCCGACTCAGGACTGGCTGGGCTTCGTCAAGAGCCCTCGCGCGCGTACGAAGATCCGCCAGTACTTCAACAAGGAGCGCCGCGAGGAGGCGATCGAGGCCGGCAAGGACGCGATCGTCAAGGCGATGCGCAAGCAGGGCATGCCGTTGCAGCGGATGCTCACCTCTGACGCGCTGATGTCGATCGCCCGGGACCTGCACCTCGCCGACGTGGCCTCGCTCTACGCGGCGGTCGGCGACAGCCAGGTCTCCGCGCAGTCGGTGGTGCAGAAGCTGATGGCCGCGTACGGCGGCGAGGAGGGCGCGGCGGAGGACATCGCCGAGACCGCCGTCGCCACCCGGCCGCCGCGCAGCCGGCAGAGCAGCAACGACCCGGGCGTGGTGGTCCGGGGCGTCAGCGACGTCTGGATCAAGCTGGCCCGCTGCTGCACCCCGGTCCCCCCGGATTCGGTGTTCGGCTTCGTCACCCGCTCCGGCGGGGTGAGCGTGCACCGCGACGACTGCGCCAACGCCGAGGACCTGCGGGCGCAGAGCGAGCGGGTGGTCGAGGTCAGCTGGAAGCTCACCTCCGCCTCGACGTTCCTGGTGGCCATCCAGGTGGAGGCGCTGGACCGGCACAAGCTGCTGGCCGACGTCACCCGGGTGCTCTCCGACGAGCGGGTCAACATCCTCTCCGCCACCGTCACCACCACCCGCGACCGGGTGGCGGTGAGCCGGTTCAGCTTCGAGATGGCCGACCCGAAGCACCTGGGCCACCTGCTGGCCACGGTCCGCAAGGTCGACGGCGTCTTCGACGCGTACCGGGTCACCTCCGGCGCCTGA